One genomic region from Pseudochaenichthys georgianus chromosome 15, fPseGeo1.2, whole genome shotgun sequence encodes:
- the LOC117460038 gene encoding myelin and lymphocyte protein-like, giving the protein MASTTMGDVLPTGGRVFTSIPDLFFIPEFVFGGLVWMLVASTEVVNENPMGWVMFVSIFCFVMTTLWFFIFLCGANRSSSWPALDVGYHFVATVFYLGASVPLAFITVLEGQAFAALAPVSGLTSDFLLEARKIYKLHIAAVVMSYLATLFYFMHTIFSAIRWKRS; this is encoded by the exons ATGGCTTCCACCACCATGGGCGATGTTCTGCCTACAGGCGGCCGGGTCTTTACATCCATCCCCGACCTGTTCTTCATCCCTGAGTTT GTTTTCGGAGGTCTGGTTTGGATGCTGGTGGCATCGACTGAGGTTGTAAATGAAAACCCGATGGGCTGGGTGATGTTCGTGTCCATCTTCTGCTTCGTGATGACGACACTCTGGTTCTTCATCTTCCTCTGTGGAGCCAATCGGAGCAGCAGCTGGCCCGCCCTG GATGTGGGTTATCATTTTGTTGCGACGGTGTTCTACCTCGGTGCGTCGGTGCCGCTGGCCTTCATCACGGTCCTGGAGGGCCAGGCATTTGCAGCATTAGCGCCTGTGTCAGGGTTGACCTCAGATTTCCTCCTTGAAGCTCGCAAGATCTACAAGCTGCACATCGCTGCAGTG gtGATGTCCTATTTGGCCactcttttctacttcatgcatACCATTTTCTCTGCCATTCGATGGAAGAGGTCTTAA